One Xylanibacillus composti genomic window carries:
- a CDS encoding ATP-binding protein, whose translation MNFLTDEKILKVLRGYNEWWTSNKMSSDLTKPVKRLAYYEAKKIFEHPHIRREIILSGPRRVGKTTIMYQTIDDCLQKGIPPKNILYVSFDHPMLKLCDIGRILEVFQNNLNPDERELYFFFDEIQYAQDWDLWLKTLYDRNPSYRIMATGSASPILAEKAKESGVGRWTTIRIPTLSFYEYIDLMEIPKPELSKNVFPTALGTLEPAKLSQLMMRLEPLQRHFHRYLLVGGFPEVALSDDVDLAQKIIREDVVDKVLKRDMVSLFPIRNVAELEQIFLYLCMISGNIVIQDTIAKEVGISRQTVANYMDFLEQANLIYRSQPTEQTGKKVLKAKPKIYLADAAIRNAVLMIGEEILTDPVEMGMIIETAIYKHVHSSNYLDTTHVGYFRDPKTEKEIDIIVTYRTLSKILIEVKYRENTGLSTREAIVEWANDAKTAAALVITKNSSDYGNTDHPTNCPITKIPAFAFLYLLGHAEYTRYLESIRAN comes from the coding sequence ATGAATTTCCTTACAGATGAAAAAATCTTAAAAGTACTTCGGGGCTACAATGAATGGTGGACCTCAAATAAAATGTCATCAGATTTAACAAAACCAGTAAAAAGACTTGCCTACTACGAAGCAAAAAAGATTTTTGAACACCCCCATATTAGGCGTGAAATCATCTTATCTGGTCCTCGACGCGTAGGGAAGACCACGATCATGTATCAGACAATTGATGATTGTTTACAGAAGGGCATTCCTCCAAAAAACATTCTGTATGTCTCTTTTGATCATCCGATGCTGAAATTATGTGATATCGGAAGGATTTTGGAGGTATTTCAAAACAATCTTAATCCCGATGAGCGAGAGCTATACTTTTTCTTTGATGAGATTCAATATGCACAGGATTGGGATCTTTGGTTAAAGACGCTTTATGATCGCAACCCTAGTTATCGCATCATGGCGACCGGGTCCGCAAGTCCAATTCTTGCAGAAAAGGCGAAAGAAAGCGGTGTAGGCCGCTGGACAACCATTCGAATCCCTACACTTTCGTTCTACGAGTATATTGACTTAATGGAAATACCCAAACCTGAGTTGTCCAAAAATGTGTTCCCCACAGCCCTGGGGACATTGGAACCGGCTAAGTTATCTCAACTTATGATGAGACTAGAGCCTCTCCAAAGGCATTTTCATCGCTATTTATTGGTCGGCGGATTTCCTGAGGTAGCATTATCAGACGATGTCGATTTGGCTCAAAAAATCATTAGGGAAGACGTGGTAGACAAAGTTCTCAAACGAGATATGGTGTCTCTTTTCCCCATCCGAAACGTTGCAGAATTAGAACAAATCTTCCTTTATCTCTGTATGATAAGTGGGAATATAGTCATTCAAGACACAATCGCCAAGGAAGTTGGAATCTCAAGGCAAACCGTCGCAAACTATATGGACTTCTTGGAACAAGCCAATTTAATATATAGAAGCCAGCCAACCGAGCAAACTGGAAAAAAGGTTTTAAAAGCAAAGCCTAAAATATATTTGGCAGATGCTGCTATCAGAAACGCCGTACTAATGATTGGGGAAGAAATCCTTACAGATCCGGTTGAAATGGGGATGATTATCGAAACAGCAATCTATAAACACGTACATTCTTCTAACTACTTAGATACCACTCATGTAGGGTACTTTCGTGATCCGAAAACAGAAAAAGAAATTGACATCATTGTAACTTACCGAACCCTATCTAAGATTTTAATTGAAGTAAAATATCGTGAAAATACAGGACTATCCACCAGGGAAGCCATTGTGGAATGGGCTAACGATGCCAAAACTGCTGCGGCTCTTGTCATTACTAAAAACAGCTCTGACTATGGCAATACCGACCATCCCACCAACTGCCCGATTACTAAAATCCCCGCCTTTGCATTCTTGTATTTGCTAGGCCATGCTGAATACACACGGTATCTGGAATCGATAAGGGCAAATTAA
- a CDS encoding DUF4180 domain-containing protein: MSIQLAILGVLSWKPSTGYELKKIFEDSSFMYWSGNNNQIYKALMKLEDEDLVTSELVHQETSPSKKIYTITEEGLKELKEWLVSSPEAPEIKKTFLVQLAWSDMLSNQELSEVLSKYENEIKLQLIMQKEKYRRNLHSPNRSTRESLLWEMISENIISTYTNELNWVRETRQKLFENEGMEEKEKMNYQIREMGNKKYIEFISTTEPLRTEHDALDLVALCWEHEINAILIHYAALSEDFFNLKTKLAGDIIQKFINYGIKAAAIIPQETIQQGRFKEMAMETNKGNHFRLYESKEEAEKWLLE, encoded by the coding sequence ATGTCCATCCAATTAGCCATATTAGGCGTGCTGAGTTGGAAGCCCTCAACAGGATATGAATTAAAAAAGATTTTTGAGGATTCCTCCTTCATGTATTGGTCCGGTAATAATAATCAAATTTACAAAGCTCTTATGAAACTGGAAGATGAGGATTTAGTCACAAGTGAATTGGTCCATCAGGAGACCTCTCCTTCAAAAAAAATATATACCATAACAGAAGAAGGACTTAAGGAACTAAAAGAATGGCTTGTGTCATCCCCAGAAGCACCAGAGATAAAAAAAACATTTTTGGTGCAGCTTGCTTGGTCAGATATGCTAAGTAATCAAGAATTAAGTGAGGTACTCTCAAAATATGAAAATGAAATCAAACTGCAGTTGATTATGCAGAAGGAGAAATACAGGCGTAATCTTCATTCTCCTAATAGAAGCACCCGGGAAAGCTTACTATGGGAAATGATTTCAGAAAACATTATTTCAACCTATACTAATGAACTTAATTGGGTCCGTGAAACCCGTCAGAAGTTGTTTGAAAATGAAGGTATGGAGGAAAAAGAAAAAATGAACTATCAAATTAGAGAAATGGGAAATAAAAAATATATTGAATTCATCTCTACTACAGAACCTTTACGTACAGAGCATGATGCACTTGATCTAGTGGCTTTATGCTGGGAACATGAGATAAATGCGATTCTGATACATTATGCAGCCTTATCGGAAGACTTCTTCAATCTTAAAACCAAATTAGCCGGCGATATTATTCAGAAATTCATAAACTATGGTATAAAAGCTGCTGCTATTATTCCGCAGGAAACAATTCAGCAAGGCAGATTTAAGGAAATGGCCATGGAAACGAACAAAGGCAATCATTTTAGATTGTATGAAAGCAAGGAAGAAGCTGAAAAATGGCTTCTGGAATAG
- a CDS encoding pyridoxamine 5'-phosphate oxidase family protein, whose protein sequence is MTNTPAADQDAIETVRKLIKGIDIAMLTSVAEQGLVSRPMKTQEVEFDGDLWFLTMKDTEKYDELIHNPNVNVTYVGKSYVSIRGTAELVDSREKIKEFWNAAYEKMLETTSDDPNLILIKVKAETAEYWEMGNRTKLVKELYKKLTGKKSDDSRLNEIVDLSHAGQN, encoded by the coding sequence ATGACCAATACACCTGCAGCCGATCAGGATGCAATTGAAACCGTAAGAAAATTAATTAAAGGAATTGACATTGCCATGCTGACATCGGTGGCGGAGCAAGGCTTGGTGTCTCGTCCCATGAAGACGCAAGAAGTTGAATTTGATGGGGATTTGTGGTTTTTGACGATGAAAGACACCGAGAAGTATGATGAGCTGATTCACAATCCGAATGTGAATGTAACCTATGTCGGTAAATCCTATGTGTCGATTCGGGGAACAGCGGAGTTGGTGGACAGCAGAGAAAAAATAAAGGAATTTTGGAATGCCGCCTACGAAAAAATGCTGGAGACAACCAGCGATGATCCCAATCTGATCTTAATTAAAGTCAAAGCCGAAACTGCGGAGTATTGGGAGATGGGCAACCGAACTAAATTGGTAAAGGAGTTATACAAAAAGCTGACAGGTAAGAAGTCAGACGATTCCAGGCTTAACGAAATAGTCGACTTAAGTCATGCGGGACAGAATTAA
- a CDS encoding helix-turn-helix domain-containing protein yields MASNFLRMVGERIRILRKAKGFTQETLAEKAGIHYSYMSGIENADRNISLETLEKIIVALDVAPVEVFQFHELDFQKETADAKGALSAVQTLLAGRSTAEILTVLRVAKEILEAVDEAKR; encoded by the coding sequence ATGGCTTCAAATTTTCTTAGGATGGTCGGGGAACGAATACGGATCTTGCGAAAAGCAAAGGGGTTTACACAAGAAACGTTAGCGGAGAAGGCCGGCATCCATTACAGTTACATGTCCGGCATTGAAAATGCGGATCGCAATATATCGTTGGAAACATTAGAGAAGATCATTGTGGCCTTAGACGTTGCACCAGTCGAAGTGTTTCAATTTCATGAGTTGGATTTTCAGAAAGAGACCGCAGATGCCAAGGGTGCATTAAGCGCAGTTCAAACATTACTTGCGGGACGCAGTACAGCAGAAATTTTGACAGTGCTTCGTGTTGCAAAGGAGATATTAGAGGCTGTTGATGAGGCGAAGAGATGA